The proteins below come from a single Drosophila suzukii chromosome X, CBGP_Dsuzu_IsoJpt1.0, whole genome shotgun sequence genomic window:
- the LOC118878265 gene encoding uncharacterized protein, with the protein MNPYYPTSYPPGYAPAPYQGQYPVIYAAQPYGYYPPPPPPPSPATGPYFYQYGHPYQRWYAGGANGRRRRPHCTIRAHKRYRNDAGPAPAAAPAAPPAAPRTAGTELSVERMNINN; encoded by the coding sequence ATGAATCCATACTACCCAACATCGTATCCGCCGGGTTATGCCCCTGCACCGTACCAGGGACAGTACCCGGTAATCTACGCAGCGCAGCCGTACGGTTACTATCCCCCGCCCCCGCCCCCACCGTCTCCTGCCACTGGTCCGTACTTTTACCAGTACGGACACCCCTATCAGCGGTGGTACGCAGGAGGGGCTAACGGGCGCCGCCGGCGTCCCCACTGCACCATAAGGGCACACAAGCGTTACCGGAATGATGCTGGTCCGGCACCTGCCGCTGCACCTGCAGCTCCACCTGCAGCTCCACGTACAGCAGGAACTGAACTTTCTGTTGAAAGAATGAACATAAACAACTAA